The following DNA comes from Candidatus Palauibacter soopunensis.
CCTCGGGGTCGAGCCGAAGCATCCCGTCGGTGAAGGTGAAGTAGGGTTCCGCGTTGAAGCTCAGGGGGACGATCACGATGATCGGCGCCACGAGAAAGATGAAGACGAGGACGCAGAAGGCGAGGTGGGCGAAGCGGCCGATGCGGACTCCGGTCACGATCGCTAACTCAGGCTCATGCGCTCGACGCCCACCAGTCGGTCGTAGAGCAGGTAGAGAACGAGCACGCCCGCGAGCAGAAGCGCGCCCAGCGCCGCCGCCAGCCCCCAGTTCAGCGACGTCTGCATGTGGTACGCGACCATGTTCGAGATCAACTGGCCGCTGCTTCCGCCCACGAGCGCCGGGGTGATGTAGTAGCCGATCGCGAGGATGAAGACGAGGAGCGACCCGGCCCCCACGCCGGGCAGCGTCTGCGGCCAGTACACCCGTCGGAACGCCTGCGCGGGGGTGGCCCCCATCGAGGCGGCCGCCCGCATGTGCAGCGGTGGGATCGAACGCATCACCGAGTACAGCGGCAGGACCATGAAGGGCAGCAGGACGTGCGTCATGGCCACGAGCGTGCCGGTCATGTTGTAGACCATGGAGAGCCGGCCGTCGTCGCCGACGAGCCCGATCCACACCAGCACGTCGTTGATCACCCCCTGTGTCTGGAGGAGGACGATCCACGACGTGGTGCGAACGAGGAGCGACGTCCAGAAGGGCACGAGAACGAGAGCGAGCAACAGGTTGCCCCGGCGCGGCGGCGCGTGCGCGATGAGATGCGCGATCGGGTAACCGAGGATGAGGCAGAACACGGTGATCGCCAGGCTCACGAGCAGGGTGCGCCACAGCAGCGGCAGGTAGATGCGCCGTTCCTCGGGCTGGCGGGCGACCGAGCCGTCCGGCAGCCGCTGCATGTCGACGGCGTTGAGGTAGTGGCGGGCCGTGAAGCGCTCGCCCGCCGCGCGGATGGCGTGCCAGGTCCCGGGGTCGACCCACGCGGAGTCGATGCCCGCCATCGCCTCGCGCCAGGGCCCGTCGGTCACGTCCTCGAGGTTCCGGGCGGTGCGCGTGAACACGCTGCGCAGCCCGCTTTGCAGCCGGTTCACGCGGCCGGCGACCTGCCCCAGCGTCCTCGCCTCCCGCGCCGACCCGAGTTCCCGGGCCGCCGCCTCGTATGCCGCTTCGGGAGGTAGCCCTTCCCCCTCCCATTCGCGCAGCGCGGAGAGGGTCGCGGGCAGCGCGTCCGCCACAACCGGGTCGTGGACGCTCCGCAACAGCATCGTCCCCAGCGGGGCCAGGAAGGTGACGCCGAGGAAGACCAGAAGCGGCAGCACGAGCCCCATCGCCCGCAGCCGCTCGCGCGGAGGCGGCCCGACGCCTCTCACCGCGCCAACCAGGCGCTGAAGCGCTCGTTCAGCACGTCCTGATTGTCCACCCACCAGGCCCAGTCCCTCCACAGCGCTCGGGCCATGTTGGAAGGATGCGTTGGCAGATGCGGCCCCATCTCCACACCGGTCTCGAGGTGGGTCGTGATCAGCGGCGCGGCCGAGGCCCGGGCGGGGCCGTACGAGATTCGGCGGCCGAGCGCCGCGAGCGCCTCGGCGGTACTCGCAAAGCTCGCGAGTCGCATCGCCTCCTCCACCCGCGGCGTGCCGGCAACGATGGCCAGCTGGTTGATGTCGAGGAGTTGCCCGTCCCAGACGATGACGAACGGCTGGTTCTCCAGCACCTGGGCGTTGAAGATCCGTCCGTTGTAGGCCGTGCTCATCACGACCTCCCCATCGGCCAGCATCTGGGGCGGTTGGGC
Coding sequences within:
- a CDS encoding ABC transporter permease translates to MRGVGPPPRERLRAMGLVLPLLVFLGVTFLAPLGTMLLRSVHDPVVADALPATLSALREWEGEGLPPEAAYEAAARELGSAREARTLGQVAGRVNRLQSGLRSVFTRTARNLEDVTDGPWREAMAGIDSAWVDPGTWHAIRAAGERFTARHYLNAVDMQRLPDGSVARQPEERRIYLPLLWRTLLVSLAITVFCLILGYPIAHLIAHAPPRRGNLLLALVLVPFWTSLLVRTTSWIVLLQTQGVINDVLVWIGLVGDDGRLSMVYNMTGTLVAMTHVLLPFMVLPLYSVMRSIPPLHMRAAASMGATPAQAFRRVYWPQTLPGVGAGSLLVFILAIGYYITPALVGGSSGQLISNMVAYHMQTSLNWGLAAALGALLLAGVLVLYLLYDRLVGVERMSLS